The genomic interval ggtttggccggcgtaggccgtcattgtaaataagaatttgttcttaactgacttgcttagttaaataaaggttaaataaaacactttaagaaggaaagaaattccacaaattaacaaggcacacctgttaattgaaatgcattccaggtgactacttcatgaagctggttgagagaatgccaagagtgtacaaaactgtcatcaaggcaaagggtggctactttgaagaaactgaaatatcaaatatatttacatttgtttaacacttttttggttactacatgattccatatgtgttatttcatcgtcttgatgtcttcactattattctacaatgtagaaaatagtaaaaataaagaaaaacccttgaatgagtcggtgtgtccaaacttttgactggtactgtaagtatttagaccctttgatatgagactcgaaattgagctcacgtgcatcctgtttccattgatcatccttgagatgtttctacaacttggagtccacctgtggtaaattcaaacaagattctctggtctgatgaaaccaagattgaatttaTGCAAATGTAATCCGTTTTttggttttaatacatttgtaaaaatgtctaaaacctgtttttgctttgtcattattgggtattgtgtgtagattgatgagggggaaaaaaactatttaatctattttagaataagtctgtaacataacaaaatgtgggaaaagtcaagaggtctgaatgctttccgagtGCACTGTATTAATGTGGATTTGGCAGTTCTAACAGTTTCTTGATGGACACATGCCTATTAGAAACCGGAAGAAGCAGTTTCATAAATGCTTCATGTGTGGCATCAGGTTATTCCTCATTacacacatcagaccaacaaatatttttcacATCTTCAACATAGGAATCATCATTACAAAATTTTAGGTCCagtctttggaactttggttttaatagatatggctattatattatgatcactacatctgatggGTGTGGATATTTCTTTAGaacagatttctgcagcattagtaaagatctGATCAATACACGTGGATGATTTAGTTCCAGttctgtttgtaaataccctggtaggttgactgataacctgaaccagattgctGGCATCGGTTACAGATTGAAGCTTCTTTTTGAGTTGACAGCTTGATGACAACCAGTCAATATttaggtcacccagaaaatagacatgttgatatcacatacattattgaGCATTTCAAACATCTAGTCCAAATACTGACTTTTAGCACTCGGTGGTCTATAGCAACTTCCTACGAGAATAGGAGGCAGATGatcctgtagccatattacttctaCATCATCTGACAAAGGTTGAGAAGAACACGACAGGAGTATGACTCGACATACATAGCAACACCTCCTCCATTTGCATTTCTCTCTTATCTATATATTCTAGAACCATGTATAGCTACTAGTGCATTAAATGAATTATCCAAGTGTGTTTTATAGATGGCCAGAACATGAATGTTTTCTGATGTTAGTAAGTTGtcaatttcatgaaccttgttccTCAGAATATATGTTAACATGGGCTATTTTTAgtacttttcaaatcaaatttgatttgtcacatgcgccaaatacaacaggtgtagaccttaccgtgaaatgcttactatacaagcccttaaccaataatgcagagttttttttttaagtaacaaAATATTTGCTAAAAACATTAATACAAtaacaaactttttttttaaactataaggaggctatatacagggggtaccagtaccgagtcaatgtgtggtggtagaggttagttgaggtaattgaggtaaaatgtacatgtaggtaggttgcttgtttgtttgtttttagtgctACTATGAGAGGCAGATGCGAGGTAGACATGTCAGTGACATTCACATTTGAGCCAATCATACTGAGTGGGATGCCCACAGTGGGCTTCTTCCTAAGGTAGACGGTTTCAGTGCAAAGAATATAAATAAATTCTATGGGCATGTGATTATTGCTGACAATACAATCTGAGTTAACAGTTAAAGGAACAtgcattaggttacttacattgacTGCACTTATATTTCTCTGGGATATACTGTAATATGATTTCCATGTCCTGCTTATTATGACAGGCAGGACTGGAGCGCTACCAAACTCAGACCGTCACTCTCAAACTTTCTTCAAGTACTGTAAGCTATATGCTCAGACAAAGAGAACTTTCTTCAAGTACTTATTTTGGGAAGGTTACATGAGCCTATTCATTCATCATAATGCATGCATGAAACAATATTTCAATACATACTGTGTACAGAATGTATGAACCGGAATGAATAAGGAATTAGGCTCCTCTCCTTAATAACCACTAGATAGTGCTGTTGTAATCAAAATAGCATAAATGACAGACTGGTACTGTAGCATATTTACCTTCAGGTCATCTTTGAATGGGTCTGTGTTAGCAGTACTCATCCTCAGAGCCAGCTCTAGCAAGGCCTCCAGTCTGGGAGGGACAATGTCATCCACTGGCTTTTTGAGCTCCTCTTCCGTCAGGTCCATGAAATGGACAAAGAAATCTCCCTTGTCCATCAAGAAGTAGTGCTTGATTGACCTAGGAAGAATGCATCTCTTAGCATACAACAATACATACCAAATTCGAAATACCCATCACACTTTATTGACCTATTTatagttttgttgttgtttacctaAGGCGTGCAACcagctccttctcctccatcaggaagtctaggagGACCTTACTGGCGTAGTAGTAGGATTTTTCTATCTGCTCCACGTAGGCTCTCTCCTTGAGAGTGTAAAGGATCTCTTTAGCATCCGGACAAGTCACGTCCCGGCCACACTCTCTCACCACATTGAGATATTTACCTATAGAATAGGACGAGAAGAAAAACAAACTCAAACAACTCAGCAAATGATCAAGAACTTGATACTATTAGTTTTTCACAGGAACAGTGAATTGCACTGGGCATTGTCAGGATGCACTAAAAAGTGATCGGAACAAATCTGATCCAAATAGTATGATGTGTCTTACCTGTACTCAAAATTTTGTCTGCCATTTTCTGAAGAAAGGATGGAATTCTGTGCTGTACGATTGTGTACCGCTGATCCCAATACTTGTCGTTGTAGTCCTCCTGGATCTTCTCTTTCTGTAGCTCGTGCTCTTCAACCATGAATTCACTATGAAGACAAAATAAATCACCAAAAATCTGCTGTACTAACTCATTGTCTGAAATCTAAATTGTGTCTTAAGTCATGTCCAAGCCTGTGACCCAGTAGAAAAGTACTGATGTGATTCAATGTAAGAATTGTGGTAAATGAGTTGAGCGACAAAAGACTGTACCTGTAAGGGTCCTTGATGATGCCTCTATAGATCCATTTCTCCAGTATCTCAAAGTAAGGGACACTAGCTGCTTTCGTGAGGTAGAGGCATAGTTCCTGGGCCTGACTGTCGCCAGTGTAGTTGAAGGTACGATCGTGAAGGAGGCTCAACGTCCACCCACCCATGCAGTCTCCTTTGTCCACCGAGGAGGCTTTGAAAACATAACATGGCACCCACTGATTAAATAGACATCAATAACATTTGgagaattattttttttatactatGAGTACTTTTTACTTTGGGCAGTCTGCAACAACATACCTTAATgaccataccacacacacaaccaacaccaaaTAATCATAAACCATAAAACAAGACCGGCATAACACCACTCACAGGTCGGTCTAAGCATAATACAATTGAATGTCCAAAAGTGTGTCCAAAAGTGCAACGCAAATATATCTACCAACCACATTATATTGTTTGATCGAATATATGATGCATATGGATCATATACAGATGTTTTATTGTTTGATCATGAAGGCTTTACCAATGGAGGCTAGGATCTCCATGGTCCTCATGGTGGGCTGGATGTAGAACCAGAGCTTCTGCAGGGAGAGCATGCCCTGCCTGTGGAGGTGCTCCAGCTGAGTCACCAGGATCAGGTACTCCTTCATCAGGGTCCGCATGGCTGCCGTCAGGGCGTGGTTCACCTGGCCGTACTCAAAAGACGACTTCTCCTCAGTGAAGCTGCCAGACATAACACAGACAAACAATGTTAGCAGCCAGACATAACACAGCCAAAATGTTATGCCAGAAAACACAAACCAAACGGTTTGACAACACAACGCACATTTTCCTTCGATACATCTCCAGATGGTGTAAGGATCTACATTTGAGTCTAGCAAATGAGACAAAACAAAGTTAAGCAGCTATATTCCCCTTTTAAAGTTCACTCACCGTGTTATAGTAGAGTAGTATGAGGCGACTGGTAGTATCCTATTGACCAGCTCCTTGATGGACATGTCAAGGGTTGGGTCAACGATGAAGGAGCGATTCTGCCTCCCGAGGACAGGCTGGGCCGTGATGTCTCTGCCGTCCACACCAACCAGCACAAACAGCAAATCATCAACCAACGCCTGCTCCTGGGCTGGCAGGGGCATTGTACCTGATCATAAAAGACCAAATAGATTATTTGTGGCATGCTCATCCTCATAACCACTAAACCTACCAGGTACATTTTCACACATTTTGTTATTACATGAAAATGAGCAGCCACACAGTCAGTGAAACTATGCAGGAATTTCATGAAGTCAATCAAAATGTGTCAAAGTGAGATATGAGGAGCATTCATACCAATGGCCACTTCTGGGTCTCCTGCTGCTGTGGCACCGGTGATGAAGTCCCCAATCAGAGCAGGACGGTCATACACCCAATTGGGAAACACTGGGTTGGGCTGAGTGGGGTTCTTTTTGTTGTGTCTGTCCCTCAGCATCTTTCGTGTGACTTCAGCAGACTGCAAACATGGGGGGAAAAGTAGTAGAACTTTGAGATGTATTCAACTCTAGCCTTTTCAAAACAAATTGGTCCGGCTCACTTGAGGCGGGCCAGGACTTTTTCCTGAATACATGACCTGACCTAGTAATAGTCAAAATATGTAATAGACTATAATAGGGCATCAGGCCTTTCCTGGTCAGGAAGAAAATATCCTGGCCCTAATTCAAATTAACCTTAAAATGACACAAGTACACACCTGGGGCACATTGGAGCTGGCAGTGACGTTCCCCAGCTTCTTGCGCAGCTCTTCAAGTTCCTGCATTGACATCTTAGTGCTGGTTGGACGGATAGCAAAGGTTGTACTTGTTGTCGCATTAGCAGACACTTCAGACCTTTCTTTGGCATTATGTTGCAGACACTGGAGCATCTGGAGAAGATCAACGCACAACACAATGTTATTGGGACATAAcataatactgtactgt from Salmo salar chromosome ssa28, Ssal_v3.1, whole genome shotgun sequence carries:
- the LOC106589265 gene encoding gamma-tubulin complex component 2 isoform X1; its protein translation is MSEFRIHHDVNELLSLLHVRGGDGAEVFIDRLQKNRTPYITTTVSAHSAKVKIAEYSKTPEDFLRKYDELKSKNVCNLDPLVYLLSKLSEDKEMLQCLQHNAKERSEVSANATTSTTFAIRPTSTKMSMQELEELRKKLGNVTASSNVPQSAEVTRKMLRDRHNKKNPTQPNPVFPNWVYDRPALIGDFITGATAAGDPEVAIGTMPLPAQEQALVDDLLFVLVGVDGRDITAQPVLGRQNRSFIVDPTLDMSIKELVNRILPVASYYSTITRFTEEKSSFEYGQVNHALTAAMRTLMKEYLILVTQLEHLHRQGMLSLQKLWFYIQPTMRTMEILASIASSVDKGDCMGGWTLSLLHDRTFNYTGDSQAQELCLYLTKAASVPYFEILEKWIYRGIIKDPYSEFMVEEHELQKEKIQEDYNDKYWDQRYTIVQHRIPSFLQKMADKILSTGKYLNVVRECGRDVTCPDAKEILYTLKERAYVEQIEKSYYYASKVLLDFLMEEKELVARLRSIKHYFLMDKGDFFVHFMDLTEEELKKPVDDIVPPRLEALLELALRMSTANTDPFKDDLKIDLMPHDVITQLLRVLAIETKQEKAIINADPTEVSLSGLEAFSFDYIVKWPLSLIINRKALTRYQMLFRHIFYCKHVERLLCNVWISNKTAKQYALHRAKWFATAFALRQRMLNFVQNIQYYMMFEVMEPTWHIMEKNLKSASNIDDVLCHHTSFLDNCLKDCMLTNPELLKIFSKLMSVCVMFTNCMQCFTQSMKLDREMNRLSLEHGTMEGPPTQSERTEEQEKKRLTSKFLAEHVDALQSDAGFEATVSKFDSNFSTLLLDLLDKLSVYSTNDCEHSMINIIYRLDFNGFYTERLERMAIERSQKAAA